CCAGGCAGGTTTGAAATTTTAGGGGGAAATTAAATGCAGGAGAATAATATTGAATTAATTGAGAGGCTTGTAGAATTAAAAAGGGTTTCGAAGGTGATCAAGGGTGGAAAACGGTTGAAGCTCTATGCCTGTGTAGTGGTGGGTGATGGTGCAGGAAGGGTAGGGATTGGGCATGCTAAATCCGCAGAGGTGGCACCAGCTATAAAGAAGGCTACGGAAATCGCTAAGAAAAATATGGTGAAGGTGGATGTGATTAATGGAACGATTCTCCATCCGGTGATGGGAAAATTTTCTGCGTGCAAGGTTATCCTTAAACCCGCCCTCCCCGGGAGTGGTATCATCGCCTCTAATGCGGTAAGGGCTGTGTGCCAGGCAGCGGGCATCAAGGATATTCTTTCCAAATCATTCGGTTCGCGCAATTCCACGAACTTGGCAATGGCAACATTGAAGGCATTGCAATCCATACGTCCGCTTTCGGTCGTTGCAGAAATGAGAAACAAGCCGATTGAGTATTTTTTGAGGAAGAGGTATGAAAAAGATAAAAGTGATATTAAAAAAGAGTCCGATTGACAAAAATAAAAAACATAAATTGATTCTTCAAGCACTCGGTTTGCGTAAAATCGGGCAGGCAAGAATATTTCCAGATAATCCAGCGGTGCGCGGGATGATTGAGAAAATTTCTTATATGATTGAAGTGGAGGAGAATGTTAAATGAAACTGAGTGAATTAAGACCCAAACCAGGCAGTACCCATAAAAAGAAAAGAAGAGGTTGTGGACCGGGTTCGGGCCATGGGAAGACTTCCTGCCGGGGGCATAAGGGTCACAAGCAGCGTTCGGGTTATCGAGTTAAGATGGGATTTGAAGGCGGACAAATGCCACTTACCCGGCGGCTACCCAAAAGAGGTTTTAGAAATTTCACCAAAGAAGAATATGAAATAGTAAATCTTTTCCAGCTGGCGAGATTCCCGGCAAATACCGAAATCACCCCAGAGTTTTTGAAAACCCAGGGATTGATAAAGGGCGACGATAAGTTAAAAATTCTGAGCCAAGGCAATATTGATAAGCCCCTTGTGGTAAAAGCCCATGCGATCTCTAAAAAGGCTGAAGAAAAAATAGTCTCAGCCGGGGGCAGGGTGGAGTTAATATCATGATTTCAACCTTCCAGAATATCTTAAAAGTTCCGGACCTTAAAAAGAAACTCTTGTTCACACTGGGAGCCGTCTGTATTTACCGGCTTGGTGCCCATATCCCTCTACCCGGAATAAATGTTCAAGCACTGGGACTACTTATGCAGCAACTGAAACAGCAAGGTTCATTATTCGGAATGTATGATATATTTGTTGGGGGTGCCTTATCGCGGGCGGCGATACTATTTTTGGGGGTAATGCCCTATATCTCGGCATCAATTATTTTCCAGCTTCTCGGATCGGTTTTTCCCCAGATTGAAAAATTGCAGCGGGATCAGGCGGGAAGGAGAAAGATCACCCAATACACCCGATATTTGACAGTAGGACTTGCAGCGTTTCAAGCCTTTGGAATTGCTGCTTATCTTGAGATGCAGAAATTCCCAACCGCCTCTGGGGTGGTACCAATTGTCTATGAACCAGGGTGGATGTTCCGGTTCTCTTCGGTCCTCACCTTAACTTGTGGGGCGATATTTGCCATGTGGGTGGGTGAACAGATTACTGAGAAAGGCATCGGTAACGGTATCTCGTTCCTCATTTTTATCGGTTGCCTGGAAGAATATCCAATTTACTTTCTCCGTACCGCCCAGCTCGTGGCAACTCAGGGGCTTTCGGTCTTTCATCTTTTGATAATCATTGTGATAATGATCTTGATCGTTGCCGCAGTCATTGTGATGACCCAGGCGACACGGCGTATTCCCATCCAGTACCCTAAAAGGGTGATTGGACGAAGAATGTATGGAGGGCAGTCGACATTTTTACCTTTGCGGGTCAATACTGCAGGAGTAATACCGATAATTTTTGCACAATCGCTCGTTGTATTTCCAAGCACGGTTGCCGCTTATGTGCCCAATCTCAAATATTTAGCCGAATTATTTCGACCCGGGCATTGGGCTTACGATATCATATTTTTTATCCTTATCGTTTTCTTCACCTATTTTTATACATCCATTGTCTTCAACCCTAATGAACTGGCAGAAAACATGAAACGTTACGGTGGATTTATTCCCGGGATAAGACCAGGACAGAAGACAGCGGATTATGTAGACAGTGTCCTATCGCGGATAACATTACCTGGTGCATTATTTTTAGGGTTTATTGCCCTCATTCCCTGGTATCTAATGAGCTATCTTAAAGTACCATTTTACTTTGGCGGCACGACGTTGCTCATTATTGTTGGCGTTGCCCTTGATACAGTGCAACAGATTGAATCTCAGCTTTTGATGTATCACTATGAGGGATTTATGAAGAGAGGCAGGATTCGGGGGCGGAGATGATGATATTTCTCTTTGGCCCTCCTGGTGTGGGTAAAGGGACCCAAGCAGATCTGTTAGTGGAACGCTATAACTTTAAGAAGTTTTCTATAGGAGATGTATTGAGGGAAGAAGTAGCAATTGGTAGCGCACTGGGTAAGAAAGTGGAGAGTTACATGAAAAATGGCCTTTTGGCACCGGATGATATTATCCTGGAGATTGTTGATGATTTCATCAAAGAAAATTTAAAAGAAAAGCTGCTATTTGATGGTTTTCCGCGTAACCTTAACCAGGCGATAGAATTAGAGAAACTGCTTGCCCGCTATAATCGAAAAATAGACCTGGCGCTTGAATTTTACCTGGAGCGCAATGAATTGATAAAACGATTATTAGGTCGTCTCTACTGCCCGAAATGCGGGGCAGTTTATAATGAAATCACCAATCCCCCAAAGATTGCTGGTCATTGTGATAACTGTGGGAGTGTTCTGGAAAAGAGGAAAGATGACAATATCGAAACCATTAATAATCGGCTCAAGATTTATGAGGAAATGACAAAACCTCTGAGTGATTATTACCGCTCACTCGGTGTGTTGGTGACGATTGATGCAGCGGGAAAAAGGGAAGAAGTGCATAAACAGATAGTTAGGGTTCTGGATGGGTATATTAAATGATGAAGGGATTAAGAATGTTATCCTTGCTGGTGAAATTATCCATAGGATATTCAAAACGATTGAAAATATGGAACTGAAGGGTATGAAGACTGTGGAATTGAATGATGTGATTCATAAGATGATAATCGAGCATAATGGCCAACCAGCGTTTCTCAACTATCGAGGTTTTCCCAAGAGTGCCTGCATATCCATTAATGATGAGGTCGTTCATGGTATTCCGGACAATCGGGTTATCAAAGAAGGAGATTTGGTAAAAGTAGATATTGGGGTTAATTATGGGGGTTATATTGCGGACGCAGCCCGGACTTTTATCATTGGTTCGGTCACCGAAGCGGTAGCACGATTCGTCAGGCTTACGAAAGAGGCTCTGAAAAAGGGAATTGAAAAAGCTCGAGCCGGAAATCGTGTCTCTCATATTTCGCGTGCGATCCAGGAATTTGTTGAAGCGAATGGCTACAGTGTCGTCCGAGAGCTCACCGGTCATGGAGTAGGCCGTTCATTACATGAAGAACCGATGATTCCCAATTTTGTTGCTCCAGGACCTGACCCGGAAATCCGGTGTGGGATGGCATTGGCAATTGAACCGATGACGAATATGGGAGGTTTCGAAGTGAAGACAGCTAAAAACGGCTGGACGATTCTGACCCGGGATGGTTCGTTATCTTGCCATTTTGAGGATACCATTATTATATTAAAAAGGGGTTTTTTAAATGCGACAAGGGTAGCGGAGGGTTGATATGGCAAGAAAAGATTTGATTCAGACCGAAGGCACAATAATTGAAACTTTACCCAATGCGATGTTCAGGGTTGAACTTGATAATGGACATAAGGTTTTAGCCCATGTTTCTGGTAAGATGCGTATGAGCTATATAAAGATTTTACCTGGCGATCGGGTGTTGCTTGAATTATCACCCTATGACCTTTCAAGAGGAAGAATCGTCTGGCGTTATAAATGATGGGATATTTACAGATCAAAGGAGAATAATGAAAGTGAAATCATCAATTAAAAAGCGATGCATAAATTGCCGGGTGGTAAAAAGAAAAGGGGTGGTAAGGATTGTTTGTAAAGACCCCCGGCACAAACAACGTCAGGGTTAGTTTTTAAATAAGGAGGTTTATGCCGAGGATTGCGGGTGTGGATTTACCGTTAAACAAAAAAGTAGAATATGGTTTAACCGCAATTTATGGGATTGGTTTGCCCACCGCTCAACAAATTGTTTTGAGATGTGGAATAGATAGGACCAAGAAGGTAAAAGATCTCACTGAGGAAGAAGTAACAAAGATAAGGAAATTGATTGAGAGTGAGTATAAGGTGGAAGGGGCATTGCGGGCGGAAGTTGCGGCAAACATAAAGCGGTTGATTGATATTGGCTGTTATCGAGGAATAAGGCACAAGGTCGGGCTTCCGGTTCGGGGACAGCGGACACGCACCAATGCTCGGACACGTAAAGGGAAGAGAAAGACAGTGGCGGTAAGTAAAGGGACAGGAGAAAAGAAATGAAGAAAAAGGGATTAAGGAAAAAGAAGGTGCAAAAGGCCGAGTTAACGGGCATTGCCAACATATTTGCGAGTTTCAACAATACGATTGTTACCATCTGTGATAATCAGGGGAATACGCTCTGCTGGTCAAGCGCGGGTCGGGTAGGTTTCAAGGGGACAAAAAAGGGGACTGCGTATGCCGCGCAGCAGTGCGCAACGGCTGCGGCAAAAGAGGCACTGGCGATGGGTATTAAAAAAGTCGAGGTTAGAATCAAGGGTCCAGGTCCAGGACGGGAGGCTGCGGTTCGCACGCTCCAGACCGTTGGACTGACGATTACCGCCATAAAAGATGTTACACCTCTGCCTCACAACGGTTGTCGTCCACCGAGAAGAAGGAGGGTATAAGTGGCACGTTATATCGGTCCCAAATGTAAAATCTGCCGCCGGGAAGGTGAAAAATTGTTTTTACGCGGTAGCCGTTGCTACACTGATAAATGCTCCTTTACCCGTCGAGGATATCCACCTGGACAGCATGGGAAGGCAGGAAGACGCAAGTTGACTTCTTATGCCACACAATTGAGAGAGAAGCAGAAAGTTAAAGCAATCTATGGTGTTTTGGAAGCCCAATTTAGGAGATTCTTCGAAGAGGCAACGCGTATGCCGGGGGCTACCGGTGAAAATCTCTTAATCCTTCTCGAACGGAGGTTGGATAATGTAGTTTATCAACTTGGTTTTGCATCCTCAAGAACTCAGGCACGGCAAATCGTCCGCCACGGCCACATTTTGGTGGATGGCAAAAAGGTTGATATTCCCAGTTATTTGGTAAAACCCAATCAGGTTATTTCGCTTGTAGAAAAGATGCGTACAAATCCAGGTGTGAAAAGGGCTTTGGAAGAAAGGGATCCTGAAAAAATTGTCGGCTGGTTAAAACTGAATAAAGAAAATATGACCGGAACAGTGCTGCGCCTTCCAAAAAGGGAAGATATCACAATTCCGATACAGGAAAATTTAATTGTTGAATTGTATTCTAAATAAGGAGTAATATGGTTTTGAAACCTCTTGTAATGCCAAAGGCAATAGAAATTGATAAAGAAACCGCATCGGATGTTTTTTGTCGGTTTATAATTTCTCCCTTGGAAAGGGGATATGGAATTACGATCGGCAATGCGTTGAGAAGGGTACTCTTATCTTCAATCCAAGGTGCTGCAATCACCAATGTGAGAATTAGTAATGTAACCCAAGAGTTTTCTACGATTCCCGGGGTATACGAAGATGTTGTGGAGATAATATTAAATCTCAAAAAAATTCGGGTAAAATTAATCGGTGACCACCCTGCCACTTTAGTGCTGAAAGTAAAAGGTAAGAAAGATTACTATGCTGAAGATATTGAGAAAAATCCTAATGTGATTATTACTAACCCTAAACAAAAGATTTTGACGGTGACTGATGCCAAGACGAATTTCACGATGGAGATGACCGTGGAGAGCGGTAGAGGTTATGTGCCGGCTGAGTTTTTAAAGAAACCCGATATGCCGGTAGGCACGATATACATTGATGCAATTTTTTCACCGGTGCTTTCCGTGAATTTTGATGTCCGTAATACACGCGTGGGCACCAAAACCGATTACGATCACCTGGTTCTGGAAGTCAAGACTGATGGAACGATTACCCCGGTGGAAGCAATTGTAGAAGCCGCCAGTTTGCTCCGGCACCATCTGGCATTTTTTGTGGAACTGGGTAAACCCTTAATGACACTTGATGATGCTACCTTGAAGACTATTGATGAACTGCGCACCAATATCAACAAAAGAGGTTATCAACTTTATGTAGAACCTTTATTTACCTCCCGCGAACAACTGGATGCAGAACACCGAAGGATTCGTGATATCCTGAAACGGAGTATTGATGAACTAGAGATTTCGGTGCGGACTTCCAATTGTCTGAAAAATAAAAACATCAAAACCATCGGTGATCTGGTGCGTAAAAGCGGCAAAGAGTTGTTGACCTACGACAATTTTGGTCGCAAATCCCTGAAGGAGCTGGAGAAGATACTTCACAGTATGGGTTTACATCTGGAAATGGATGTAGATAAGTATTTGAAAGAAGATATTTAACGAGGTAAGAATAGGGAGCGAGAATGAGACACGGTAAGAAGATAAAAAAATTAGGCCGGAAAAAGGCACACCGTCTAGCTCTTTTGAAAAACCTTTGTCGTGCTCTTTTTATATTTGAAAAGATAAAAACAACCCTGCCTAAAGCAAAAGAAGCCCGTCGGCTTGCCGAGCATATTATTGAATATGCAAAGAAGAATACCCTTGCGGCGCGTCGCTTCATTTATCGCTTTATTCCCGACCACAAACTGGTTAAAATTATCTGTGAGGATATCGCACCCAAATTCGCCAACCGGGTTGGGGGCTATACCCGGATTTATAGACTGGGACCTCGGCTGGGCGATGGGGCAGAGATGGCGGTTCTGGAATTGACCGAAAAGAGTGAGCCGGAAAAGATCGATCAGCGACGAAAACTGATCGAACGCAGGGTGTTACCGGAAGAAAAGAAAATTGCCAAGGAGAAAAAAGAGAAACCCAAAAAAGAAAAGAAAGAGAAGAAACCTCCGGAACCAAAACCAAGGATTGAAAAGAAAACAAAAAAGCAGAAAAAAGAGATCGCCAAAAAAGAAAAGAAGCAGAAAAAAGCCAAGAAAAAGAAATAACCAGTTATAAAACGCACTTTCAGAGTAATTGATGACCACCCTGGGTATTGAAACTTCGTGTGATGAGACATCAATCGGCATTATCAAGGGTAATAAACTTCTTGCCAATATTGTTTCTTCCCAGATTGCCCACACCCGATTCGGGGGAGTGGTGCCGGAACTTGCTGCCCGAAATCATATCAAGATATTATTGCCCCTTATTAAAATTGCTCTTGAAACTGCTGGAATTGAACTTGATAAAATTGATTTAATAGCTGCAACGCGTGGTCCGGGACTGTTGGGTTCGCTACTCACCGGACTTTCCTTTGCCAAGTCATTAGCCATTGGCTTGAAAAAGCCATTCATCGGTGTGAATCATCTGGAAGGACATATTTACAGCTTATTTCTTGAAAAAGAAAAACCTGAATATCCATATTTGGTATTGCTGGTATCGGGCGGACATACTGAACTTATCTATGTCAAAAAAGAATTTAAATATCAAACGCTGGGGCGAACCCTTGACGATGCTGGTGGCGAGGCATTTGACAAAGTGGCAAAGATGTTGGGATTACCCTATCCTGGCGGACCTTATATTGAGAAACTGGCAAAAGAAGGCAATAAAAATAAAATTAAATTTCCTGTTCCCAAACCTCAGGGATTTAATTTTAGCTATGCTGGTCTGAAGACAGCAGTATTATATTATTTGAGGGATAACCCTGATTACCGGGCCCACGATGTTGCCGCTGCATTCCAGGAAACGGCTCTGGAACATCTGGTTCAGGTTTCAAAGCGGGCGATTGAATATACCAAGGTAAAACATTTTGGAATAGTCGGGGGGGTTTCCGTGAATAGTAGATTAAAAGAGAAATTCCAGGAATTGACAGAACTTCTGGGGGTTAGACTTTTAATTCCTGATCTCCAATTCTGCACTGATAATGGTGCCATGATTGCACTTGCGGGTAGATGCCGGTATGAAAAATTTGGTCCTTCTGATTTATCAATTGATGCTGTTGCTCGCGAACCCCTGGAGATGATTAGTAGAAAGTGAAGGGGTCAAATCTCTACCTTCATTTCGCACCTTGCTTCTACTTCAGTATCACATTTGTGCAAATTAACATCTCTATCCATCCGCTTCCGCAGCCGCCGCAATAAATAAACCGCACCACAACCTGAAGAAGATTAATAAACTGTGTTATGAAATTGAATCCTTAATGCCCGTGCCATAATGTTATACTATTCAAAATAACATTTCTTGTGAAAAGAATAATGTAGAATGTAGAAATTTGACCCCATTCCTAAGCCATTCCACTTCTTGATCTGGGTTTTGGCGGTGCTGGTGGCAGAGATTCGTTTTTACATTGATACGTTCGTATGTCTAACGGATGCGGAGTATGAGGTTTCGAAAGAGTTGATGCTGTTGATTTCCACCTTGTATAATTATTTTATTCCCAAGGTGATGTTACAGAAAAAGGATAATCCAATTACAGAAAAACTTGACCGAGTGTAGAGGAAGAGATGTAATCGCCTAAGGAGAGAGAATGATTAATTCAATTTTAAAACTATCCTCTTATTCGCCTGAGAATCTCAATTTAATTTGGGTAAGATTTTATTTTGATGAAGACAGTGCGAAAAGTTAACCGGCAAGCATTGACAAACCTTTAAATCTATGTATAATTGCCCAGTATGAAAAATTTATATGATGTTCTGGTTATCGGAGGAGGTCCGGTTGGTTCCTACGCTGCCCGTTTACTTGCCGAGAAGGGTTTCACAGTGTGTGTCCTGGAGCAGAAAGAAAAGGTTGGGGAAGGGGTTATCTGCACAGGTGTAATCAGTAAAGAATGTTTTGAAAAGTTTGGATTGCCGAGAGAGGCGATCCTTAAAGAAATAAAATCCCTTATCTTTATCTCCCCCAATGACCAGCATTTAGAGTATATCGTTCCTTATCCTCTTGCCTATGTGATTAATCGCGAATTGTTTGATCACCTTTTGGCGGCCCAGGCCCAAAAAAGTGGTGCCCAATTTAAACTCGGTGTCTATGCCCGCGAGATAACCGAACATAAAAGATACTATCGGGTTACCGCCGATGGTAATGAATTCTATGCAAAATTTGTTATCATTGCTACAGGTGTGAATTATCGGTTTCAGAAAAGATTGGGTTTAGGAACCCCTCCACGTTTTCTTTATGGATCTCAAGTCGTTCTGCACCAGAAGAAGGATGTGGACAGTAATATTGAGATTTATCTGGGCCAAAGATATTGTCCGGGTTCTTTTGCCTGGGTTGTTCCAGTGGATAAAAACTTGTTCCGCATTGGAACGATCCTTTCAATCAAAGGTAAGGAGTATTTAAAAAGATTCATTGAGGAACGATTGGGTTATGATGGGGTCTTAATGACACAACAAATAGAGTCTAAATCGATTGCCCATGGTGCGTTGAAAAGAAGTGTTCAGGGGAAAATTTTGGTGGTTGGTGAGGCGGCTGGTCAGGTGAAGACTACAACAGGCGGAGGAATCTTCACGGGCCTTTTATGTGCGGAGATCGCAATCGACTATCTGACTTCAGGTTTAAAATATGGTAAGCCCCTTGATGAATATGATGTTACCTGGCGTTCGCTTCTTTCCGTGGAGTTAGATATAGGAAGGCGTATCCGATCTTTAGCCTCAAAGATTAATGATAAAACCATCGAACGTTTATTCAGTTTTGTAAAGCATAATCGTTTCTGGATTGATCTTGTCCTCCCCAAAATTAACTTTGATTTCCATTCCGATTTACTTAATTTCTGTTTAAAAAGTTTTTCTCATCTGCTTAAGATTACTTGACAACCAAGGAATTTTAAATATAATCATATACTATGAGAAAACTATCAAGGGATGAGGATTTTATTTTGAGAATCCAGGAAATAAGTCAACAGAATATTGCTGATTGTTATCAATGTGGACGGTGCACTGCTGGTTGCCCATTCGCTGAGTTCATGGATGAACCACCTAACCGGATAATCAGGTATCTTCAATTAGGTTTAAAGGATGAGGTGCTTAAGGCACAAGGTCCATGGTTTTGTGCTGCTTGTTTGGTTTGCGAGACGCGGTGTCCCCGCGGTGTTGATATCCCGAGGATAATGGAGGCTGTGAGGACGATACATCTCCGTTCGAAAGAACAACTTCTGGACATTGACCGTATTGATAAGAAAATCTTAGAGGAGGCTCATCCGCTTGTTTTGATGAGTGCCCTCTACAAATATTCCTACTGACCATGAAGGTCACCTACTATCCGGGCTGTGATTTATATACCAAGGCGAAAATCCTTAACGACTCAATTATTAAGACATTCAGGGCGGTAGGTATTGAATTAGTAGAGCTGGCAAACTGGTATTGCTGTGGAACAACATTTACCTTGGCCCGCGATAATAAGATGTCTTTGATCGCCCCCTTAAGGATTCTTGCAAAAGTCCGTCAAACTAATGGATCTGTGTTAGTTCCTTGTTCCATTTGTTTTAACACCCTCAAGCGCGCTAATTTTATCTTTAAACAGGACCCTGAGACACTAAAGATACTTAACGAGCATCTGGGTGAGAATTATGATGCCCAGGCAGAAATAATCCATCCTTTTCAATTTATTTTTGAGCATAAAGATGATTTCAGAAAAGGGGTTAAACGACAGCTTGAGAATCTCAAGTTAGGCTGTTACTACGGATGCTATCTTTTGAGACCTCAGGAGGAGCTGGAATTTGACGATCCTGAAGCACCAACAATAATGGAGGATTTCGTGCACTTGATCGGAGCCCGGCCAATAAGCTTCCCACTCAAGGTTGAATGCTGTGGTTCCTATCTCATTGTCAATTCGCCCGAGGCCGCGCTGGAGGCTTCTTATAGAATTCTGAAGAATGCTCGGGAAAACGGAGTTGATGCACTGGTGACATCGTGTCCTGTTTGTCATTATAATCTTGACAATTTCCAGACCCGCATTACGAATCTCCACCCGGACCATCAACCAATTCCGGTATTCTATTTCAGCCAAGTAATGGCGATGGCTTTTGGATTACCGGTGGAGGATTGGGGGCTGGAATATAATAAGGTTTCACCAAAAAAATTATTAGAGGAAAAAAAGATACTATGAGAAACTACGAAGCAATGTTTATATTCCATCCTAAATTGAAGGAGGAAGAATTGGCGAGAGAAGCCGGTGCCGTGGAGACGCTTATAAAAGAAAGCGGTGCTGGAACAATCCGATACCAATTGCTGGGAAAGAAGGTGCTGGCTTATCCGGTGGAGAAGCAGAAAGAAGGTTTTTATGTCAATTACGAATTTTCAATAGCTCCGGATAAGATCACAGAGATAAGGGATAAATTAAAACACAAGGAGAATATCCTGAGGTTTATGATCATCGTAAAGGAGAAAAGGAAATGAATCAGTTGCGGTTAGGTTATCTTAATTCGGTTTATCTCATCGGTCGGCTTGTTGCAGATCCGGAACTCCGCTATACCCAAAAAGGTGCTCCGGTGTGTTCTTTTCGAGTGGCTACGACCCGCCGGTTTAAAAATCGTGAGTCGGGAGAGACACACGAGGAGACTCTTTATGTGACGATTGTCGCCTGGCGTCGGCAGGCAGAACTTGTTAACGAGTTTTTGAAAAAGGGAAGCGCGGTGTTGATTGAAGGGAGGTTGCGTTCGCGACAATGGGAAACTGACAATAAAGAAAAGAGATCGGTGGTGGAAGTGGTGGCACACCGTGTCCAGTTTTTGGATGTTCCGGAGCCGGGAAGTGAATCGAGCGGCGGTGCACCGATTGAAGCCGAAGAAGAAGTTAAAGAGGATGAGGAAGGTATTGATACACCTTTTTAATTATTAACAGAAAAGGAGTAGACTGGTGGCTAAGAAATGTCGTTTATGTGAAACCAATGTTAAGGTGATTGATTACAAAGATACGGCATTATTAAAAGGGTACATCAATGAACGCGGTAAAATTCTTGCCGCGCGTCTCACGGGTCTCTGCGCCAAACACCAGCGGAAACTCGCGCAGGCAATAAAAAGGGCCCGGGAGATTGCTCTGCTTCCTTACGAAATAAAATAGTTCAACCATGAAAGTAATCCTTACCAAGGATGTTCCACGTTTGGGCAAAAAGGATGAAATTTTAGAAGTGAAAGATGGTTATGCACGTAATTATCTTTTTCCCAACAAACTAGCGATTCCCGCGACGCCCGGTAATATCCGAGGGTTAGAGAAAAACAAACAACGCTTCTCGCAGGGGATGGCAAAAATTAGGAAACTCAGTGAAGAGATTGCGGAAAAACTAAATAATCTTTCCCTGAAGACAACGATAAAAACTGGAATTGATGGGAAATCTTTTGGGGCGATCAGCTCTTTGGATATTGTAGAATTACTGAAGGC
The nucleotide sequence above comes from candidate division WOR-3 bacterium. Encoded proteins:
- the rpsE gene encoding 30S ribosomal protein S5, producing MQENNIELIERLVELKRVSKVIKGGKRLKLYACVVVGDGAGRVGIGHAKSAEVAPAIKKATEIAKKNMVKVDVINGTILHPVMGKFSACKVILKPALPGSGIIASNAVRAVCQAAGIKDILSKSFGSRNSTNLAMATLKALQSIRPLSVVAEMRNKPIEYFLRKRYEKDKSDIKKESD
- the rpmD gene encoding 50S ribosomal protein L30; amino-acid sequence: MKKIKVILKKSPIDKNKKHKLILQALGLRKIGQARIFPDNPAVRGMIEKISYMIEVEENVK
- the rplO gene encoding 50S ribosomal protein L15; translated protein: MKLSELRPKPGSTHKKKRRGCGPGSGHGKTSCRGHKGHKQRSGYRVKMGFEGGQMPLTRRLPKRGFRNFTKEEYEIVNLFQLARFPANTEITPEFLKTQGLIKGDDKLKILSQGNIDKPLVVKAHAISKKAEEKIVSAGGRVELIS
- the secY gene encoding preprotein translocase subunit SecY, coding for MISTFQNILKVPDLKKKLLFTLGAVCIYRLGAHIPLPGINVQALGLLMQQLKQQGSLFGMYDIFVGGALSRAAILFLGVMPYISASIIFQLLGSVFPQIEKLQRDQAGRRKITQYTRYLTVGLAAFQAFGIAAYLEMQKFPTASGVVPIVYEPGWMFRFSSVLTLTCGAIFAMWVGEQITEKGIGNGISFLIFIGCLEEYPIYFLRTAQLVATQGLSVFHLLIIIVIMILIVAAVIVMTQATRRIPIQYPKRVIGRRMYGGQSTFLPLRVNTAGVIPIIFAQSLVVFPSTVAAYVPNLKYLAELFRPGHWAYDIIFFILIVFFTYFYTSIVFNPNELAENMKRYGGFIPGIRPGQKTADYVDSVLSRITLPGALFLGFIALIPWYLMSYLKVPFYFGGTTLLIIVGVALDTVQQIESQLLMYHYEGFMKRGRIRGRR
- a CDS encoding adenylate kinase produces the protein MMIFLFGPPGVGKGTQADLLVERYNFKKFSIGDVLREEVAIGSALGKKVESYMKNGLLAPDDIILEIVDDFIKENLKEKLLFDGFPRNLNQAIELEKLLARYNRKIDLALEFYLERNELIKRLLGRLYCPKCGAVYNEITNPPKIAGHCDNCGSVLEKRKDDNIETINNRLKIYEEMTKPLSDYYRSLGVLVTIDAAGKREEVHKQIVRVLDGYIK
- the map gene encoding type I methionyl aminopeptidase, yielding MGILNDEGIKNVILAGEIIHRIFKTIENMELKGMKTVELNDVIHKMIIEHNGQPAFLNYRGFPKSACISINDEVVHGIPDNRVIKEGDLVKVDIGVNYGGYIADAARTFIIGSVTEAVARFVRLTKEALKKGIEKARAGNRVSHISRAIQEFVEANGYSVVRELTGHGVGRSLHEEPMIPNFVAPGPDPEIRCGMALAIEPMTNMGGFEVKTAKNGWTILTRDGSLSCHFEDTIIILKRGFLNATRVAEG
- the infA gene encoding translation initiation factor IF-1, whose product is MARKDLIQTEGTIIETLPNAMFRVELDNGHKVLAHVSGKMRMSYIKILPGDRVLLELSPYDLSRGRIVWRYK
- the rpmJ gene encoding 50S ribosomal protein L36 produces the protein MKVKSSIKKRCINCRVVKRKGVVRIVCKDPRHKQRQG
- the rpsM gene encoding 30S ribosomal protein S13, translating into MPRIAGVDLPLNKKVEYGLTAIYGIGLPTAQQIVLRCGIDRTKKVKDLTEEEVTKIRKLIESEYKVEGALRAEVAANIKRLIDIGCYRGIRHKVGLPVRGQRTRTNARTRKGKRKTVAVSKGTGEKK
- the rpsK gene encoding 30S ribosomal protein S11, whose amino-acid sequence is MKKKGLRKKKVQKAELTGIANIFASFNNTIVTICDNQGNTLCWSSAGRVGFKGTKKGTAYAAQQCATAAAKEALAMGIKKVEVRIKGPGPGREAAVRTLQTVGLTITAIKDVTPLPHNGCRPPRRRRV
- the rpsD gene encoding 30S ribosomal protein S4 — encoded protein: MARYIGPKCKICRREGEKLFLRGSRCYTDKCSFTRRGYPPGQHGKAGRRKLTSYATQLREKQKVKAIYGVLEAQFRRFFEEATRMPGATGENLLILLERRLDNVVYQLGFASSRTQARQIVRHGHILVDGKKVDIPSYLVKPNQVISLVEKMRTNPGVKRALEERDPEKIVGWLKLNKENMTGTVLRLPKREDITIPIQENLIVELYSK
- a CDS encoding DNA-directed RNA polymerase subunit alpha — protein: MVLKPLVMPKAIEIDKETASDVFCRFIISPLERGYGITIGNALRRVLLSSIQGAAITNVRISNVTQEFSTIPGVYEDVVEIILNLKKIRVKLIGDHPATLVLKVKGKKDYYAEDIEKNPNVIITNPKQKILTVTDAKTNFTMEMTVESGRGYVPAEFLKKPDMPVGTIYIDAIFSPVLSVNFDVRNTRVGTKTDYDHLVLEVKTDGTITPVEAIVEAASLLRHHLAFFVELGKPLMTLDDATLKTIDELRTNINKRGYQLYVEPLFTSREQLDAEHRRIRDILKRSIDELEISVRTSNCLKNKNIKTIGDLVRKSGKELLTYDNFGRKSLKELEKILHSMGLHLEMDVDKYLKEDI
- the rplQ gene encoding 50S ribosomal protein L17, which gives rise to MRHGKKIKKLGRKKAHRLALLKNLCRALFIFEKIKTTLPKAKEARRLAEHIIEYAKKNTLAARRFIYRFIPDHKLVKIICEDIAPKFANRVGGYTRIYRLGPRLGDGAEMAVLELTEKSEPEKIDQRRKLIERRVLPEEKKIAKEKKEKPKKEKKEKKPPEPKPRIEKKTKKQKKEIAKKEKKQKKAKKKK